One window of the Aptenodytes patagonicus chromosome 17, bAptPat1.pri.cur, whole genome shotgun sequence genome contains the following:
- the DHX40 gene encoding putative ATP-dependent RNA helicase DHX40 isoform X2 — protein sequence MEGAALPIRRHRRALVEAVRERPFLIVTGETGSGKSTQLPKYLFEAGLAKHGAIGVTQPRRVATISVAQRVAEEMGCSLGSVVGYQVRFDDCSTEDTAIKYMTDGCLLRQILADPLLSKYSIIILDEAHERSLSTDILFGLLKKLFLQKKPPNRKTAMKVVVMSATLEVDKLSEFFGHCSVLHIPGRSYPVKEVFCNLLSPRDRGSSAYVTEAVKVTLDIHLNEPEGDILVFLTGQIEIERACDLLFKKAESIDYRYEVHDRSVEGLLILPLYGSMSTDQQKSIFLPAPMGIRKCVVSTNIAATSLTIEGVRYVVDSGFVKQLNHNPRVGLDILEVVPISKSEARQRAGRAGRTSSGKSYRLYSKEFWEQCMPDHTVPEIKRTSLTSVILTLKCLSVHDVIRFPYLDRPEERHILEALKELYQCDAIDRRGHVTRLGEFLVQFPLPPNLTCAVIKAASLDCEDLLLPIAAMLSVENVFIRPGDPQKQKEAELQHQELSSQVGGCNDFATLLNIFEQCKASKSPSAWCQKYWIHWRALKSAFSVEKQLREIIGKLKQLPDFPKETFEGSRTEILRRCLCAGYFINVARRSAARTFCTMDGHGSIVYIHPSSTLYNQETRLEWIIFHDVTVTSKIYVRTVCPVRYEWVKDLLPRLHQIDAYELSSVAREEVTEEEITKWKHKEDLKRQYGVTDNSAKKMERRNDDQAILDARARYLERKQQRAQGLSGPLKEMG from the exons ATGGAGGGCGCCGCCCTGCCCATCCGCCGGCACCGCCGGGCCCTGGTGGAGGCCGTGCGGGAGCGGCCCTTCCTCATCGTCACCGGCGAGACGGGCAGCGGGAAAAGCACGCAGCTGCCCAAGTACCTCTTCGAGGCAG GCCTCGCCAAGCATGGGGCCATTGGTGTCACCCAGCCCCGGCGCGTTGCCACCATCTCGGTGGCGCAGCGGGTGGCCGAGGAGATGGGCTGTTCGCTGGGGAGTGTTGTCGGGTACCAGGTCCGCTTCGATGACTGCAGCACCGAG GATACTGCCATCAAGTATATGACCGATGGCTGCTTACTGAGGCAAATATTGGCAGACCCCCTTCTCAGCAAGTACAGTATCATCATTTTGGATGAAGCCCATGAGCGGAGCCTCAGCACT gatattttatttggtttgctGAAGAAACTATTTCTACAGAAGAAACCACCAAACAGGAAGACGGCCATGAAAGTGGTGGTGATGTCGGCCACCCTGGAGGTAGACAAGCTCTCGGAGTTCTTTGGACACTGTTCAGTGCTGCATATTCCAGGAAGAAGTTATCCCGTCAAGGAGGTATTCTGCAACCTGCTCAGCCCAAGGGACAGAGGCAGCTCTGCGTATGTTACAGAG gctGTAAAAGTGACATTGGATATCCACTTAAATGAACCAGAAGGCGACATCTTGGTTTTCCTGACAG GTCAAATTGAGATAGAAAGAGCTTGTGACTTACTTTTCAAGAAAGCAGAATCTATTGATTACCGGTATGAAGTACATGATCGGTCTGTTGAAGGCCTGCTTATCTTACCATTGTATGGGTCAATGTCAACAG ATCaacagaaaagcatatttttgccAGCTCCCATGGGCATTAGAAAATGTGTGGTATCCACAAACATTGCTGCAACATCTCTGACAATTGAAGGAGTCAG ATATGTAGTAGATAGTGGATTTGTGAAGCAGTTGAATCATAACCCCCGAGTTGGCTTGGACATACTGGAGGTGGTTCCCATTTcaaa GAGCGAAGCAAGGCAACGAGCTGGCCGAGCTGGCAGGACATCATCCGGAAAAAGCTATCGGCTATACAGCAAAGAGTTCTGGGAGCAATGCATGCCTGATCACACGGTCCCAGAGATCAAGAGAACCAGTCTGACGTCTGTGATCCTGACCTTGAAGTGCCTTTCCGTGCATGATGTCATAAG ATTTCCCTATTTGGACCGCCCTGAAGAAAGGCATATTTTAGAAGCGCTCAAGGAACTTTACCAGTGTGATGCTATTGACag GAGAGGCCACGTGACAAGACTGGGTGAATTCCTGGTGCagtttcccctccctcccaaccTGACCTGTGCTGTCATAAAAGCTGCTTCTCTTGACTGTGAAGATCTGCTGCTTCCCATAGCAGCCATGTTGTCGGTGGAAAATGTCTTCATTCGTCCAG GTGATCCTCAGAAGCAAAAGGAGGCTGAGCTGCAACACCAGGAACTTTCCTCACAAGTGGGAGGATGCAATGACTTTGCAACcctcttaaatatttttgaacagtGCAAAGCAAG CAAGTCTCCTTCAGCTTGGTGCCAGAAATACTGGATCCATTGGAGAgctttaaaatctgcttttagtGTGGAAAAACAACTTCGGGAAATAATCGGTAAACTGAAACAG CTGCCAGACTTCCCTAAAGAGACATTTGAAGGCTCCAGAACTGAAATACTAAGAAGATGTCTATGTGCAGGATACTTTATCAATGTAGCTAGGAG ATCTGCAGCCAGGACATTCTGCACAATGGACGGACATGGCAGCATAGTCTATATCCATCCTTCATCTACA CTATATAACCAGGAGACTCGCCTCGAGTGGATCATCTTCCATGATGTCACAGTGACATCCAAAATCTATGTCCGGACAGTGTGTCCTGTTCGCTATGAATGGGTCAAAGACTTGTTGCCCAGATTGCATCAAATCGATGCATACGAACTGAGCAGTGTGGCACGGGAAGAAGTAACTGAAGAGGAAATAACCAAGTGGAAACATAAGGAGGACCTTAAAAGGCAGTATG GAGTCACAGACAACtctgcaaagaagatggagagaaGGAATGATGATCAAGCAATACTGGATGCCCGAGCTCGTTATCTTGAGAGAAAGCAGCAAAGAGCGCAGGGTTTAAGTGGCCCACTGAAAGAAATGGGGTAA
- the DHX40 gene encoding putative ATP-dependent RNA helicase DHX40 isoform X1, whose translation MEGAALPIRRHRRALVEAVRERPFLIVTGETGSGKSTQLPKYLFEAGLAKHGAIGVTQPRRVATISVAQRVAEEMGCSLGSVVGYQVRFDDCSTEDTAIKYMTDGCLLRQILADPLLSKYSIIILDEAHERSLSTDILFGLLKKLFLQKKPPNRKTAMKVVVMSATLEVDKLSEFFGHCSVLHIPGRSYPVKEVFCNLLSPRDRGSSAYVTEAVKVTLDIHLNEPEGDILVFLTGQIEIERACDLLFKKAESIDYRYEVHDRSVEGLLILPLYGSMSTDQQKSIFLPAPMGIRKCVVSTNIAATSLTIEGVRYVVDSGFVKQLNHNPRVGLDILEVVPISKSEARQRAGRAGRTSSGKSYRLYSKEFWEQCMPDHTVPEIKRTSLTSVILTLKCLSVHDVIRFPYLDRPEERHILEALKELYQCDAIDRRGHVTRLGEFLVQFPLPPNLTCAVIKAASLDCEDLLLPIAAMLSVENVFIRPGDPQKQKEAELQHQELSSQVGGCNDFATLLNIFEQCKASKSPSAWCQKYWIHWRALKSAFSVEKQLREIIGKLKQLPDFPKETFEGSRTEILRRCLCAGYFINVARRSAARTFCTMDGHGSIVYIHPSSTLYNQETRLEWIIFHDVTVTSKIYVRTVCPVRYEWVKDLLPRLHQIDAYELSSVAREEVTEEEITKWKHKEDLKRQYEGVTDNSAKKMERRNDDQAILDARARYLERKQQRAQGLSGPLKEMG comes from the exons ATGGAGGGCGCCGCCCTGCCCATCCGCCGGCACCGCCGGGCCCTGGTGGAGGCCGTGCGGGAGCGGCCCTTCCTCATCGTCACCGGCGAGACGGGCAGCGGGAAAAGCACGCAGCTGCCCAAGTACCTCTTCGAGGCAG GCCTCGCCAAGCATGGGGCCATTGGTGTCACCCAGCCCCGGCGCGTTGCCACCATCTCGGTGGCGCAGCGGGTGGCCGAGGAGATGGGCTGTTCGCTGGGGAGTGTTGTCGGGTACCAGGTCCGCTTCGATGACTGCAGCACCGAG GATACTGCCATCAAGTATATGACCGATGGCTGCTTACTGAGGCAAATATTGGCAGACCCCCTTCTCAGCAAGTACAGTATCATCATTTTGGATGAAGCCCATGAGCGGAGCCTCAGCACT gatattttatttggtttgctGAAGAAACTATTTCTACAGAAGAAACCACCAAACAGGAAGACGGCCATGAAAGTGGTGGTGATGTCGGCCACCCTGGAGGTAGACAAGCTCTCGGAGTTCTTTGGACACTGTTCAGTGCTGCATATTCCAGGAAGAAGTTATCCCGTCAAGGAGGTATTCTGCAACCTGCTCAGCCCAAGGGACAGAGGCAGCTCTGCGTATGTTACAGAG gctGTAAAAGTGACATTGGATATCCACTTAAATGAACCAGAAGGCGACATCTTGGTTTTCCTGACAG GTCAAATTGAGATAGAAAGAGCTTGTGACTTACTTTTCAAGAAAGCAGAATCTATTGATTACCGGTATGAAGTACATGATCGGTCTGTTGAAGGCCTGCTTATCTTACCATTGTATGGGTCAATGTCAACAG ATCaacagaaaagcatatttttgccAGCTCCCATGGGCATTAGAAAATGTGTGGTATCCACAAACATTGCTGCAACATCTCTGACAATTGAAGGAGTCAG ATATGTAGTAGATAGTGGATTTGTGAAGCAGTTGAATCATAACCCCCGAGTTGGCTTGGACATACTGGAGGTGGTTCCCATTTcaaa GAGCGAAGCAAGGCAACGAGCTGGCCGAGCTGGCAGGACATCATCCGGAAAAAGCTATCGGCTATACAGCAAAGAGTTCTGGGAGCAATGCATGCCTGATCACACGGTCCCAGAGATCAAGAGAACCAGTCTGACGTCTGTGATCCTGACCTTGAAGTGCCTTTCCGTGCATGATGTCATAAG ATTTCCCTATTTGGACCGCCCTGAAGAAAGGCATATTTTAGAAGCGCTCAAGGAACTTTACCAGTGTGATGCTATTGACag GAGAGGCCACGTGACAAGACTGGGTGAATTCCTGGTGCagtttcccctccctcccaaccTGACCTGTGCTGTCATAAAAGCTGCTTCTCTTGACTGTGAAGATCTGCTGCTTCCCATAGCAGCCATGTTGTCGGTGGAAAATGTCTTCATTCGTCCAG GTGATCCTCAGAAGCAAAAGGAGGCTGAGCTGCAACACCAGGAACTTTCCTCACAAGTGGGAGGATGCAATGACTTTGCAACcctcttaaatatttttgaacagtGCAAAGCAAG CAAGTCTCCTTCAGCTTGGTGCCAGAAATACTGGATCCATTGGAGAgctttaaaatctgcttttagtGTGGAAAAACAACTTCGGGAAATAATCGGTAAACTGAAACAG CTGCCAGACTTCCCTAAAGAGACATTTGAAGGCTCCAGAACTGAAATACTAAGAAGATGTCTATGTGCAGGATACTTTATCAATGTAGCTAGGAG ATCTGCAGCCAGGACATTCTGCACAATGGACGGACATGGCAGCATAGTCTATATCCATCCTTCATCTACA CTATATAACCAGGAGACTCGCCTCGAGTGGATCATCTTCCATGATGTCACAGTGACATCCAAAATCTATGTCCGGACAGTGTGTCCTGTTCGCTATGAATGGGTCAAAGACTTGTTGCCCAGATTGCATCAAATCGATGCATACGAACTGAGCAGTGTGGCACGGGAAGAAGTAACTGAAGAGGAAATAACCAAGTGGAAACATAAGGAGGACCTTAAAAGGCAGTATG aaGGAGTCACAGACAACtctgcaaagaagatggagagaaGGAATGATGATCAAGCAATACTGGATGCCCGAGCTCGTTATCTTGAGAGAAAGCAGCAAAGAGCGCAGGGTTTAAGTGGCCCACTGAAAGAAATGGGGTAA